A genomic segment from Deltaproteobacteria bacterium encodes:
- the mutM gene encoding bifunctional DNA-formamidopyrimidine glycosylase/DNA-(apurinic or apyrimidinic site) lyase, translating into MPELPEVETVCRTLNERLNGVRILEVRVIEDRLRRPVAADFASRLEGRTVQAVNRRGKYILAALDGGWTWVSHLGMSGKLVFRPRGASLEKHDHIVFGLSDGGELRYHDPRRFGMCVVLPEGEVAAWPPLADLGIDPLDRGFTAGYLYPLLHRSRRSIRDLLLDQRIVCGLGNIYINEVLHRTRVRPTRRGHRVSRALTRELADAIPALLREAIRWRGSSVSDYRDGNDQRGGFQWRLQVYDRKGAPCRTCATPIKRIGLGNRGVFYCPVCQR; encoded by the coding sequence AACGAGCGGCTCAACGGCGTGCGCATTCTGGAGGTCCGCGTCATCGAGGACCGCCTGCGGCGGCCGGTGGCCGCGGATTTCGCCTCCCGCCTGGAAGGCCGGACGGTGCAGGCCGTGAACCGGCGCGGCAAGTACATCCTGGCGGCGCTGGACGGCGGCTGGACGTGGGTTTCACACCTGGGGATGTCCGGCAAGCTGGTGTTCCGGCCGCGCGGTGCGTCCCTGGAGAAGCACGATCACATCGTCTTCGGACTGAGCGACGGGGGCGAGCTGCGCTACCACGACCCGCGCCGCTTCGGCATGTGCGTGGTCCTGCCGGAAGGGGAAGTCGCGGCGTGGCCGCCCTTGGCGGACCTCGGAATCGATCCCCTGGACCGGGGTTTCACGGCCGGCTACCTCTACCCGTTGCTGCACCGCTCGCGCCGCAGCATCCGCGACCTGTTGCTGGACCAGCGCATCGTTTGCGGCCTCGGCAACATCTACATCAACGAAGTGCTTCACCGTACGCGGGTACGCCCCACCCGCAGGGGACACCGGGTCTCGCGCGCGCTCACCCGGGAACTGGCGGATGCCATTCCCGCGCTACTGCGCGAAGCCATCCGCTGGCGCGGCAGTTCGGTGTCGGACTACCGTGACGGCAACGACCAGCGCGGCGGCTTCCAATGGCGCCTGCAAGTCTACGACCGCAAGGGCGCCCCCTGCCGGACCTGCGCGACGCCCATCAAGCGCATCGGCCTGGGCAACCGTGGGGTGTTCTACTGCCCGGTGTGCCAACGGTAG
- a CDS encoding gamma carbonic anhydrase family protein produces the protein MLIQYKGQRPRVSPEAFIAPTAVLIGDVTVEAGASIWFGAVLRSDENQNPIVIGPRTSIQDNCVIHSGEGAVIIDEDVTVGHAAIMEGATIRRSAIIGMNATLLEDTEIGEESLIAAGSVVVPHTRIPARCLAAGTPAKVKKEISGEALNWIKMGSSTYTELCRSYLGGDYKVVG, from the coding sequence CCAGGGTTTCGCCGGAGGCGTTCATCGCTCCCACGGCCGTGCTCATCGGCGATGTCACGGTGGAGGCCGGAGCCAGCATCTGGTTCGGCGCCGTGCTCCGCTCCGACGAGAACCAGAACCCCATCGTCATCGGCCCCAGGACCAGCATCCAGGACAACTGCGTGATCCATTCCGGCGAGGGCGCCGTGATCATCGACGAGGACGTGACCGTGGGGCACGCCGCCATCATGGAGGGGGCCACCATCCGGCGCTCGGCCATCATCGGCATGAACGCGACGTTGCTCGAGGACACCGAGATCGGCGAGGAGTCCCTCATCGCCGCCGGCAGCGTGGTGGTGCCGCACACCCGCATTCCCGCGCGCTGTCTGGCGGCCGGCACCCCGGCCAAAGTCAAGAAGGAGATCAGCGGCGAGGCGCTGAACTGGATCAAGATGGGCTCTTCCACCTACACCGAGCTGTGCCGGAGCTATCTGGGCGGCGACTACAAGGTGGTGGGATGA